In the genome of Corticium candelabrum chromosome 18, ooCorCand1.1, whole genome shotgun sequence, the window agaagctaccaactatttaaacaaactagccagaagatcaagagacattgaaggctatacaaatgaagctgactttagaggtttttggaggaaaaattctcaataatattacaacgatgcaacactaaagtcatcctccacaagctgactcgtgtcttccctggagaagtagaCGAGAACATATACAATAAAGAGTATCAAAGTAGCTTgaattaaactaaagctgaacttagtggcttgtttgcatttagtgttagaaatgtaaagtagagtttgtgtttcaataaatgaaattgacagacagacagacaaacagacagacaccttcacacacacacacacacagacagacacacacactcacacacccacacacacacacacacacacacacacacacacacacacacacagcttgcCATGAATTAATGTTGGAAACAAAAAGAGATTATGAAATACTAAGTTGTCCGCAtctatgtatacatacatctaTCTGCATGACATATAGCATATACTATTTttcaaagaaatcaaaaatATTACCTCTAACTTGTCTACTATTAGGAGACGCTGTGCTGCTCTGTTCTTTCCACTTCCCAGTCTTACTGCCAGACATGCATGTGTTCACTGTTGCACTCAACTGTTGCTGCAACTGTAACGCAATGTGATAATCTTCGTGTTCCTGCATGTCACAACGAGCAActttttgtttacatttgcTGCATGACACAACTTGATCATCGAGTACATCGCTTGTGGTCGTCGATATCAACATTTCCTTATCATTGTTGACTTCGGCATCACATTCTGTTTTTGCCCTTTTGGGAAAGAAGTTGAGAATGCCTTTTCGCTCTTTGCATTCTAGACTTTTGCTGTGTGATGGTCGTTTCAGTGTCGTTTGTGTTCTTGGTCGCTCACTAACTGTTGTGGCAGTGAGAAATCGATCAATAGACTGAGAAGGAAGTGGCACAAACTGACTGGCAAACATTCCCAAATTCACAATGGGAGGCGACCTGCAATGTCAAGTAATATGAAGACAGGTgtgcaacacacaaacacacacacacacacacacacacacacacacaccacacacacacacacacacacacacacacacacacacacaccacacacacacacacacacacacacacacacacacacacacacacacacacacacacacactgcttgTCTGTGCATACACAAGTATCATCACATCTTACCATTGTGTTGGACCTGCTGCCTCACATGGATGGCACATCGAAGGTGTGATGCTGCAAGCTTTTAGTAGAGCCGTATATGCCAAATGAGCCATGTGGTTGACATCATAATGTGAGAGAGGACAGGAACGAGAGGCACCTGAGCTGTCCTCAAATTGATAATGAATAGCAAGATGTTGTGCAACACGAGAATTCTAAGTAACACTTGCAGTGAGTGTGTTGAAAGACTCAGCTATTatttagctgtttgtctggctgtttgatTAGTCGTTGAGTTTGGACTTACTTCCGTCATATCTGCTGATAGCCTCTCGTATAGTTCTTCTGCAAACTTCAAAAACCAGTACTTGATCTGCATGTCATTAGAAATCTTTGTTAAGCacgtgtttgtttacatgcctggacacacacacacacacacacacacacacacatggacacacacaccttcacacaaacacgcacatgcgcacacacacacaccttcacacacacacacacacacacacacacacacacacatgcacacacacatacacacacacacacacacacacatcttcacacacacacacacacacacacacacacacacacacacacacacacacacacacacctccttctcctcctcctcctgtattgcttccgtctaaacagacacacacacacacacacacacacacacacacacacacacacacacacatgtacacacacacacacacacacacacacacacacacacacacacacacacacacacctcctcctcctcctgtattgcttctgtctaaacagacacacacacacacacacgcacacacacacacacacacacacacacacacacacacagcttgcCTGTTCATGACACGCCAACTTTGCATTCCACTTGAAGTTCTTGCTGCAGCCAATAGACTTTGTTAGCTGTCGTGGTCTCACAGGCTCTAAATCTAAGCCTCGACAAACATTAAACAGCCAATGTCTACCAACAATTAACAATACAATCAAATCAAACATTTAACAGTCCACCTAGTCACACCACAAACCCTGTCTTATCTCCAAATTCTTCTTGTAATCTCTGCTGTGTGTATTGGCAGAGATCGCCAATGTGTGTCACACAAAGTTTCTCGGCAATTGATGCTCCAAGCTTTCCCCCAAGATTACGACTATTGACGTACATGTTTATCAACATTAACAGCAGTTTGTGGTTTGTGCTTTATTAGCTCACAGTTTCTTCAATGGGAGATTGCTGAAAAGTTTAGAGACCGAGCTTCTGCATAagactgtctgttggttgggTTTGTGGAAACCGCATGCTAACTTGGATAAGACCTTGACAtgaaaatattgatattaacttaatttgtACAAATCTTTACATTAACGCAAACTTCTGTCTAGTTTTCTGTTCATCTATTTGTACATTTAtctgtttgattgttgtgtttaattagccatctttctgtctgcacTAAGTGCCATTTTGTCTTGAATTCTCATAAtctatgtctgtccgtctgtctgtctgtctgtctgcagctgtctgtttgtctgtctgtctgtctgcgtctgtctgtctgtttgtctgacactggaagataaacagagagcaaAGACGGAAACGATCTGATCCGCGGAAACTTGACGTGGTAGATATCTAGACAAATGTGAAGGAGAGAGACACCACACCGCAAAAagaacaatagttgatggtAAAGATATATAATGAGCAACGTTTCAGTAAAAACCTTCTTCTGGCTCAATGTATGGCTAAGATgtttaaaaatttcaaacaatctctctccttcacatttgtctgtttgtctgtctgtctgcgtttgtctgtctgcgtctgtctgtctgtctgcgtctgtctgtctgtctgcgtctgtctgtctgtctatctgtctgtctgtgtctgtttgtctgtctgtctgtctgcggctgtctgtttgtctgtctgtctgcgtctgtctgtctgtttgtctgtctgtctgtctgtctgtttgtcattacatctattttcaaacattgaggtattatacaccatctaagcactaaatactacccaagccaataggacttggttctgtctgtctgtctgtctgtccatcaatcaTCACAATCCAACGTTCATGAATATTGCAATACCTTATTATGAGAAATTCCAGCAGAGCATGTAAAGCCAGTATCAGTAAACACAGCTGCTCGTATCTCATTAACTATGACAGCTCCATAGGCTAGTCGTTTACTGCCTTCATCAAGACCGCTAGACAGCCATCTTTGCATACCATCTG includes:
- the LOC134193993 gene encoding DNA polymerase eta-like, whose product is MERVIILVDMDCFYVQVEQRLNPSVKDKPCAVVQYKKRGIIAVGYKARKFGVKRGMTANDAQKLCPNIALLYVTETRGKADLTKYRKASTEVMESLAQFSSHLERASIDEAYLDITSAVEKRMKTMPFSDINADRLKSTRIVGWEESECERHSDTAEDTEEEDNDSVSADDKYVIDDDIDINSLVSIATEAETLETHEHAYECNDAIASSSARLVVDSKAQFDGQSDGMQRWLSSGLDEGSKRLAYGAVIVNEIRAAVFTDTGFTCSAGISHNKVLSKLACGFHKPNQQTVLCRSSVSKLFSNLPLKKLRNLGGKLGASIAEKLCVTHIGDLCQYTQQRLQEEFGDKTGHWLFNVCRGLDLEPVRPRQLTKSIGCSKNFKWNAKLACHEQIKYWFLKFAEELYERLSADMTENSRVAQHLAIHYQFEDSSGASRSCPLSHYDVNHMAHLAYTALLKACSITPSMCHPCEAAGPTQWSPPIVNLGMFASQFVPLPSQSIDRFLTATTVSERPRTQTTLKRPSHSKSLECKERKGILNFFPKRAKTECDAEVNNDKEMLISTTTSDVLDDQVVSCSKCKQKVARCDMQEHEDYHIALQLQQQLSATVNTCMSGSKTGKWKEQSSTASPNSRQVRGNIFDFFEK